GCCTTTTTTCAAAAAAAATGGTTCCCTGTGTTAAAATAGAAAAAATAAAAACATATGAAAATCTTGATTCTCGCCTGTGATATCAGTATGGCCGACAGAGTAACAGATATTCTCTTAAAAGAAAAAATCGGCTCCTGGCAGGCTATTGAAAACATTAAAGGCAAACTGCCGGGTATGCTGCCCCACATGGATACACCGGTATGGCCGGGCCATAACGCCCTTTTCCTGGTTCAATCAACGGAAACAGAAACGGAAAAGATTCTTAAGGCCTGCCGTTCTCTGAATGCGGAAAGCCTTAACCACGATGAAATAATTCATGGATGGAGTTTTGAAGTTGTCTCATTTCTAAATAATTAAATCGTATTAACGTAAAAGAAAAAGGTATGAAAACACGTCTCTTTCTTACAGGTATTTTGCTGGTTACAGCAATTATTGCCCTTCCGGCTCAAAAACTGCAGATCGGCCTGCGAAACGGCTTAAACGTTTCTTCTTTCTCAGAACTGACTGAACTGAACGAAGGAAATCATCTGCGGAGTGGTTTTGGCGGAGGAATCTGCCTGAGATACCCTCTGAAGAACGATTTTGCCATTCAGTCAGGACTGAATTTTGAGCAAAAAGGTTTCCGGAATTTCAGGGAATCCTCGCTCGCCGATAAAAAATTGAACGGCACTCTGGAATATCTCACCGTGCCTGTTAACCTGGAACGTTCGTTTCCGGTAAGCGAATCGCTGCGCTTTTTTGTTGCAACAGGCCCCTACGTTGGTGTGAAACTGCGTTCCAACCTCACTTACACACCTGTTTCTCCGGCAGAAAATTCGGAAACGGTTGCCTGGAAAATAAATGATAACGATGCAGGCTGGTCGCTGGGTTTCGGATTTATGATTCCTGCGGGCTCCTACAATATCGAAGCCAGCCTAAAATATTCACTTGGTCTTTCAGAAATAACTTCTGCAAAAACTGATTACCGGAACAAAGCCGCTCTCTTCTCCCTGGCATTTTATTTGTAATAGTGGCATAATGAAAGCCGTCAGCCAGCCGCCCATCGGCTCTGCTGACGGCTTTTTTATTTAGGATGAACTGGTTTACTTTTACTGCTTCATTTCCTTTCTTATTATGAATTCTGCAGAAGATATTCAGCAATGGCTGGGACAAATTGAAGCCGGCGATGTACTCGAACTGGCAGCAGGTTCCGGTAAGTTTACTTCCTGGATTACAAAAGCATTGAAACATTTCCGTTCATGGACTTACACCGATCCTGATGAATCCATTCTGAACAAAGCAAGGGAGATGTTTCCCGATCACCATTATTCATTTATAAGAACAAAAGCAGAACAGCTTCCTTTTCCAAATGCCTCATTTGATACAGTAGTTATTTCCCGCGGACTTCATCACCTTTCCAACCTTTCCGGAGCAGTTTACGAGATGATTCGTGTTCTGAAAACAGAAGGCATTCTGATTGTTCATGAAATGCATTCCGATGTTCTAAATGAAGCCCAGCGTAACCGGCACCTCTGGCACCACTTTCGTATTGAACTCGATAAGGAACTTGGCCGTGAACATGAACCGGTTTTCACACGAAACGAACTCATCGGCATCTTCCGTTCTTTCCCTCTCTCACCTGTTGCACAGTTTGAATATATTCCACCTGATTCCTTTAATCCGGAAGAACGAAAAAGGGAATATGAGCAGGATATTTTGCTGCTGGACTCTCCTGCTATGCAAAAAATATTTTCCGAAAAGCTTCATCAGCTTTTTATCCGGACAATGGAATTGGGCACAGAAAACCAGCCCTACTTATTTCTGGCGTTCAGGAAAACCAATGCAAAGCATTGATTTTAAATTATTTCACTTTATTGAAACGATACGAAATCATCAGCTCATGCGAGCCTGAATTGTACTTTCGTATCGCAGAAATACCAATATCATAGGCATACCCGATATTGAACTTGTTTTCATGGTTATAGCCCAGAAAAATGCTGATGGCATCACTCGTTCTCCAGGCTAAACCACCCCAGGCTAAATTTCTGAAGATTACCCGGGTGTTGAAGTCCATCTGGAGGGGAACTGGCGTAACACCACGGATAATAACATTTGGCTCAATTGCCCAATCGCGGTTTATAAGGTACTGATAACTTCCTGTGAGATAAAAATGGGCTTTCAGTTTGCTCAGCCCGGTTTTTGTGTCATAAATCTTGATTTTATTCGGAATCAGCTGGGCAGCCGAAAATCCTACCTGAAAATTCGTGGCGTACATATAGACCCCGACAACCGCATCGGGATAAAAATCGGTATATACATTGTTCTTTGCCGGGTCCTGATCATCGTACAACTGAACCTTTGAGACATCCATTTTAAACTGATACAACCCCAGAGCCATGCCCATAGACAAACGTATTTCCTCGTTCAGCGCAATATTATAGGCATAGGTCCCGCTTATCCCTGTACGACTGGTAGGTCCGGTAATATCGCTTACAATATACCCTCCGTATCCCATATCATATTTACTGCTGGGCCCGTAAATACTCAGGGTATTCACAATGGGCGGGTCGGTCATTCCCACCCATTGAAACCTGTGATTCGACCGGATCTGGAAATAATTGTTCGTTCCTGTCACCGCAGGATTAATAACCAGCGGGTTGAACATGAATTGGGTAAATTGTCCGATCTGCTGGGCTCTGACTACCCCTGATGAACCTATCAGCAAAATCACAAGCGGCAGTATTCTGAATGTTTTCATAAGGCGTCATTATTTGGGTTGAACCAGAATGGTAAGTGGACCGGTCATTGTTTTCACTTTCCCGCCGGCATAAATCGTAACAACATAATAGTATGTACCAATACCCAGCGGTTTCCCTTTATACTTGCCATCCCAGTCATTCTTATAGTTTTTGGCAGAATAAACTTTTTCTCCCCAGCGGTTAAACACTTCGACGTCTACTCTTACAAACTGAGCGGCAGGAATAAACCACACATCGTTATATCCGTCGCCGTTGGGTGAGAAGCCGCTCGGCACCATCAGCTCCCATAAAACATGCACGGTTATGGAATCAGTTGCAACACAGTTGTGAGCTGTGGTGGCTGTTACAACAAAATCCCATACATCGCTGCTCTTATCGGGGGTAAATTGCGGATTCATGCTGGAAGGATCATCCAACCAGATATCATTGCTCCAGCTGAAAACTGTTTCACTTAACCCTGCTGTATCGGTCAGCTGGAGAGGTAATGTCATTGTTACTCCTCCCAGAATCATGGTATCCCTTACCATTGACAGGGCTGGAACCGGATACATCAGCACATTGACCGTATCATAAGCAGCACAGTTGAAGGTGTTATAAGCAACTGCAACATAGGTTCCCGATTCTCCCGGAGGAATGGTTACTGCCGGCTGACTGCTGATTTCGGCACCGTCACTTACACGTATCCATTTGTACGATACATTCTGTGGTGAGGATGCTGTCAAATCGAGCGCGACATTGCTGCAAACATTCTGGTCGGGTATGGGGTTAATGGAGATATTCTTGGCCGGATCAGAACCAACCGTATAAGACTTCGTCGACGAACAACCCTTGTTGTCAGTAACCTGTACAGTGTACAGGCCTGCTGTCAGGTTGGCAAGATTCTGGGAAGTACCTGCCGGTTGTCCGTCCTTTGTCCAGGCAAAGGTATATCCTCCGTTACCGCCGGAAACATTCAGGCTTATGGCTCCAACGTCAGTAAATCCGGGAAGCAGGCT
This portion of the Bacteroidales bacterium genome encodes:
- a CDS encoding PorT family protein, whose product is MKTRLFLTGILLVTAIIALPAQKLQIGLRNGLNVSSFSELTELNEGNHLRSGFGGGICLRYPLKNDFAIQSGLNFEQKGFRNFRESSLADKKLNGTLEYLTVPVNLERSFPVSESLRFFVATGPYVGVKLRSNLTYTPVSPAENSETVAWKINDNDAGWSLGFGFMIPAGSYNIEASLKYSLGLSEITSAKTDYRNKAALFSLAFYL
- a CDS encoding type IX secretion system membrane protein PorP/SprF, which produces MKTFRILPLVILLIGSSGVVRAQQIGQFTQFMFNPLVINPAVTGTNNYFQIRSNHRFQWVGMTDPPIVNTLSIYGPSSKYDMGYGGYIVSDITGPTSRTGISGTYAYNIALNEEIRLSMGMALGLYQFKMDVSKVQLYDDQDPAKNNVYTDFYPDAVVGVYMYATNFQVGFSAAQLIPNKIKIYDTKTGLSKLKAHFYLTGSYQYLINRDWAIEPNVIIRGVTPVPLQMDFNTRVIFRNLAWGGLAWRTSDAISIFLGYNHENKFNIGYAYDIGISAIRKYNSGSHELMISYRFNKVK
- a CDS encoding class I SAM-dependent methyltransferase; the protein is MNSAEDIQQWLGQIEAGDVLELAAGSGKFTSWITKALKHFRSWTYTDPDESILNKAREMFPDHHYSFIRTKAEQLPFPNASFDTVVISRGLHHLSNLSGAVYEMIRVLKTEGILIVHEMHSDVLNEAQRNRHLWHHFRIELDKELGREHEPVFTRNELIGIFRSFPLSPVAQFEYIPPDSFNPEERKREYEQDILLLDSPAMQKIFSEKLHQLFIRTMELGTENQPYLFLAFRKTNAKH